A single window of Ignavibacteriota bacterium DNA harbors:
- a CDS encoding response regulator: protein MSKRLVFYIIDDSEQTSEILQSLITKVFPTMYVKRFNDGFSAYKSLEKEKLDAVIICEYDIQGINGLQLLKKIRSVEGLRDTYFIMMSANTDREILVKSVQTGVDDFMQKPVSLDQFILKLKNTSRFLNLQNKNAKLEEDYNNLLAEFEPLAQRLQEFFQYIQSVRTGEKDSEIARIVSACKFIAKQLTNDEEEIAAIIKAAELCYLPKGLFRDKYVEMPVMINGIVQNQIMANYVEFVDKLFTGFRGFEDVQKILRSVYENFDGSGIPEKVKAWAIPLGSRILRAAIDFESYYARNPRNVDKIIPLMWGEINRVYDFRVLAFYEQYLGYLNTLSNQAKRATEAVVNPFVLSKGMITSRSIVTVSGLKLLNEGAKLDDDAIKKIQEAKSAEAYLGHIFIKIESIPISPSK from the coding sequence ATGAGCAAAAGATTAGTATTTTATATAATAGATGATTCCGAGCAGACTTCTGAAATTTTACAAAGTCTTATTACAAAAGTATTTCCAACAATGTATGTTAAACGCTTTAATGATGGCTTTTCAGCATATAAATCATTGGAGAAAGAAAAGCTTGATGCAGTAATAATTTGTGAGTATGATATTCAGGGTATTAATGGTCTTCAACTTCTAAAGAAAATCAGAAGTGTTGAAGGTCTTAGAGATACATATTTTATAATGATGTCTGCTAACACTGATCGCGAAATTCTCGTTAAGTCTGTTCAAACCGGCGTAGATGATTTTATGCAAAAACCGGTATCATTGGACCAGTTTATTTTAAAGCTCAAGAATACATCCAGGTTCTTAAACCTTCAAAATAAAAATGCCAAACTTGAAGAAGATTATAATAATTTATTAGCTGAATTCGAACCTTTAGCTCAAAGGCTACAGGAATTTTTTCAGTATATTCAATCTGTACGCACAGGTGAGAAGGATAGTGAAATTGCAAGAATAGTATCAGCTTGTAAGTTCATAGCCAAACAGCTTACAAATGATGAAGAAGAGATAGCTGCAATTATCAAAGCAGCCGAGCTATGTTATTTGCCTAAGGGCTTGTTCAGAGATAAGTATGTAGAAATGCCGGTTATGATAAATGGAATTGTTCAGAATCAAATTATGGCGAACTATGTTGAGTTTGTTGATAAGCTCTTTACAGGTTTTCGCGGTTTCGAAGATGTTCAGAAAATATTAAGAAGCGTTTATGAAAATTTCGATGGTTCGGGCATTCCTGAAAAAGTAAAGGCTTGGGCAATTCCTCTTGGCTCAAGAATTTTAAGAGCAGCTATTGATTTTGAATCTTATTATGCCAGGAACCCAAGGAATGTTGATAAAATTATTCCTTTGATGTGGGGCGAGATTAATCGTGTTTATGATTTCAGGGTACTGGCTTTTTACGAGCAATATCTTGGTTATCTCAACACCCTTTCAAATCAGGCAAAAAGAGCAACAGAAGCGGTTGTCAATCCTTTTGTTCTTTCCAAAGGAATGATAACTTCAAGAAGCATAGTTACAGTGTCCGGATTAAAACTTTTAAACGAGGGTGCAAAACTTGACGATGATGCAATCAAAAAAATTCAGGAAGCTAAATCGGCTGAGGCATATTTGGGGCATATTTTTATTAAAATTGAATCAATACCAATATCCCCCTCCAAGTAA
- a CDS encoding YhdH/YhfP family quinone oxidoreductase, with product MIKFQALVVEEIEDGKFIRSVKEKEISSIPENHLLIKVKYSSLNYKDALSARGHKGISRNYPHTPGIDAAGIIAESKSDIFKSGDEVIVTGYDLGMNTNGGFGQYIVVPADWAVRLPKGLSLEESMIYGTAGFTAAICIYELQKHDITPEKGKILVTGATGGVGSMAVGLLANLGYEVTASTGKAEHHDFLKSLGATEIISREMIDDNSGRPLLSGKWIGAVDNVGGNTLATVIKSIGQHGCICVLGNVAGDKFTSTVYPFLLRGIILAGIDSASRPMELRKILWEKLAGDWKFHKLNDTYKIVTLDKINDEIDNILKGEQVGRVVLNLW from the coding sequence ATGATTAAATTTCAAGCATTAGTAGTTGAAGAAATTGAAGATGGCAAATTCATTCGCTCAGTAAAGGAAAAAGAAATCAGCAGCATACCTGAAAATCATCTGTTAATTAAGGTAAAATATTCATCACTGAACTATAAAGATGCACTCTCAGCCCGTGGACACAAAGGAATATCAAGAAATTATCCTCACACCCCTGGAATTGATGCTGCCGGCATTATTGCTGAAAGTAAATCAGATATTTTTAAAAGTGGTGATGAAGTAATTGTTACTGGCTATGACTTAGGTATGAATACAAATGGTGGTTTCGGACAGTACATAGTTGTACCGGCTGATTGGGCTGTAAGGCTTCCTAAAGGCTTATCACTTGAGGAATCTATGATTTACGGTACGGCAGGATTTACTGCCGCAATTTGTATCTATGAACTGCAAAAGCATGATATAACACCTGAAAAGGGCAAAATTCTTGTTACCGGTGCAACAGGAGGAGTCGGCTCGATGGCTGTAGGGTTGCTCGCAAATTTAGGCTATGAAGTTACTGCATCAACAGGGAAAGCAGAGCATCACGATTTTTTAAAATCCTTAGGAGCAACAGAAATTATTTCAAGAGAGATGATTGACGATAATTCCGGAAGACCACTACTTTCAGGAAAATGGATTGGAGCGGTTGATAATGTTGGTGGAAATACTCTTGCAACTGTTATCAAATCTATAGGTCAGCATGGGTGTATATGTGTACTTGGAAATGTTGCAGGCGACAAATTTACAAGCACTGTATATCCTTTTTTACTTCGTGGAATAATACTCGCAGGTATTGACTCAGCTTCAAGACCGATGGAATTACGGAAAATTCTTTGGGAAAAATTAGCAGGAGATTGGAAATTTCATAAACTTAATGATACTTACAAAATTGTGACTTTAGATAAAATCAATGATGAAATTGATAATATTTTAAAAGGTGAACAAGTAGGAAGAGTTGTACTAAATCTTTGGTAA
- a CDS encoding 2,3,4,5-tetrahydropyridine-2,6-dicarboxylate N-succinyltransferase, with product MNNEVLIAQIEKLYNKQTELSQPQIEYLIKSFINSLNNGEIRAAEPDGNGNWTVNLWVKQGILLIFRYSSMVDMSLGSMKFFDKEALTLRDFTLDDGVRIVPGGSGIRSGAYIAPGVICMPPMYINIGSYVDKGSMIDSHALVGTCAQIGKNVHISAAAQVGGVLEPAGARPVIIEDNVMIGGNCGIYEGVMVRERAVLGSGVILTASTKVYDLVNETVITSTPDNPLVIPPSAVVVPGARTINSDFGKENGLSISTPVIVKYRDDKTDARTALNFDLR from the coding sequence ATGAATAACGAAGTATTAATTGCTCAAATCGAAAAACTCTATAACAAGCAAACTGAGTTGTCACAACCTCAGATAGAGTATCTAATCAAAAGTTTTATCAATAGTCTTAATAATGGTGAAATCAGGGCTGCCGAGCCGGATGGAAACGGAAACTGGACTGTAAATTTATGGGTAAAGCAAGGTATATTGCTGATATTCAGATATAGCAGTATGGTGGATATGTCCCTTGGCTCAATGAAATTCTTCGACAAAGAGGCTCTGACTTTAAGAGATTTCACGCTTGATGATGGTGTAAGAATTGTGCCCGGTGGCTCCGGAATTCGTTCGGGTGCTTATATTGCTCCCGGTGTAATTTGTATGCCTCCAATGTATATAAATATTGGATCTTATGTAGATAAAGGCTCGATGATAGACTCTCACGCTTTGGTCGGCACTTGCGCCCAGATTGGCAAAAATGTGCATATTTCCGCTGCTGCACAGGTTGGTGGTGTGCTCGAACCGGCAGGGGCTAGACCCGTGATTATCGAAGACAACGTTATGATTGGTGGTAATTGCGGCATTTATGAAGGTGTAATGGTTCGGGAAAGAGCCGTTTTAGGCTCAGGTGTTATTCTCACTGCATCAACAAAAGTTTATGATTTGGTTAATGAAACTGTGATTACTTCAACTCCCGATAATCCTCTTGTGATTCCTCCTTCAGCGGTTGTGGTGCCCGGAGCAAGGACGATAAATTCAGATTTCGGTAAAGAGAATGGTTTATCAATTTCCACTCCGGTGATTGTTAAATACCGTGACGATAAAACCGATGCAAGAACTGCATTGAACTTCGACTTAAGGTAA
- a CDS encoding ABC transporter permease, which yields MLNIFAFVGRKVLNFFREFGQIILLAARVTRYFPRVIKDRKLVIDQMAIVGSDSLPLVILIGSFTGAIAALQATNLFDKFNLVGIAKPFIGSSIATVVFTELTPVLTALVIAGRVGASMAAQLGTMQVTEQIDAIEMMAIDRNRYLGMPRAIATLIMMPVLAVFSNVVALIGGYVLTSIKFDFSFWIFFDSVQRFFAVEDIMLGLTKSLVFGSVTALIGVHVGFSTTGGAEGVGKSTVRSFTLSAAAILIIDALFGYLW from the coding sequence ATGCTAAATATATTTGCTTTTGTTGGAAGGAAAGTATTAAATTTTTTCCGTGAATTTGGTCAGATTATATTACTTGCAGCCAGAGTCACCAGATATTTTCCGCGTGTTATTAAGGACAGAAAACTTGTAATTGACCAGATGGCAATTGTCGGTTCTGATTCCCTTCCACTTGTGATATTAATCGGATCATTTACCGGTGCTATTGCTGCACTTCAAGCAACAAACCTTTTTGATAAATTTAATTTAGTAGGCATTGCCAAGCCATTTATAGGCAGTTCAATTGCTACAGTGGTATTTACCGAACTTACTCCTGTATTGACTGCACTTGTAATAGCCGGCAGAGTAGGCGCCTCAATGGCTGCACAGCTTGGTACGATGCAAGTTACCGAGCAGATTGATGCAATCGAAATGATGGCTATTGACAGAAATCGTTATCTCGGTATGCCACGAGCAATTGCAACTTTGATTATGATGCCTGTGCTTGCTGTTTTTTCAAATGTGGTTGCACTTATTGGCGGTTATGTGCTGACATCAATTAAATTTGACTTCAGTTTTTGGATATTTTTTGATTCTGTGCAGCGATTTTTCGCTGTTGAGGATATTATGCTTGGATTGACTAAATCACTGGTGTTTGGAAGTGTTACAGCTTTAATTGGTGTCCATGTAGGTTTTTCTACTACGGGTGGTGCTGAAGGTGTTGGTAAAAGTACTGTACGTTCCTTTACTCTTTCTGCAGCTGCAATACTGATTATTGATGCCTTATTCGGATATCTTTGGTAA
- the prmA gene encoding 50S ribosomal protein L11 methyltransferase yields the protein MVKHDYINIKIKILEEYFDLSMAVFQDYDFCGIEEGIDELTVTFDIAEFEKLDTDDILNSLNELGIESEIISIEKISDKNWNEEWERHVQPVIVSEKIVITPTHHASEFNNEIKIIIDPKMSFGTGHHTTTRLMCKLMENLVMPGSDWIDVGTGTGVLAILASKLGAKSIYAFDNNEWSIENAVENIEKNNVKSNISLELADIDSSNLYDTNGIAANIFLNLAVPSLEKFKKSIEKHDGDLLISGIMIYDEKILLKEAEKHNLKLINKLTEDEWAAFHFKIGDKND from the coding sequence TTGGTAAAACATGATTATATTAACATTAAAATCAAAATATTGGAAGAATACTTTGATTTATCCATGGCTGTATTTCAGGATTATGACTTTTGCGGTATCGAAGAAGGCATTGATGAACTTACAGTTACATTTGATATAGCAGAATTTGAAAAGCTTGATACAGATGATATTCTAAATTCACTGAATGAATTGGGTATCGAATCTGAAATAATATCAATTGAAAAAATTTCCGATAAAAACTGGAACGAAGAATGGGAGCGGCACGTTCAACCTGTTATTGTGTCAGAAAAAATTGTTATAACCCCGACTCATCACGCTAGTGAATTTAATAATGAAATCAAAATCATAATTGACCCGAAAATGAGTTTCGGTACAGGTCACCATACAACGACAAGATTAATGTGTAAACTAATGGAAAATCTTGTCATGCCCGGCTCTGACTGGATTGATGTCGGAACTGGTACGGGTGTTCTTGCAATACTTGCATCAAAGCTCGGCGCTAAAAGCATTTATGCTTTTGATAATAATGAATGGTCTATAGAAAATGCTGTTGAAAATATCGAAAAAAATAATGTCAAAAGTAATATTAGCCTTGAACTTGCTGATATTGATTCTTCTAACCTGTATGATACTAATGGTATAGCTGCAAATATATTTTTAAATTTGGCTGTACCATCATTAGAAAAATTCAAAAAATCTATCGAAAAGCATGATGGAGATTTGTTGATTTCCGGCATTATGATTTATGATGAAAAAATTCTATTAAAAGAAGCTGAAAAGCACAATTTAAAGCTTATAAATAAACTTACTGAAGATGAATGGGCTGCATTCCACTTCAAAATTGGAGACAAAAATGATTGA
- the amrB gene encoding AmmeMemoRadiSam system protein B, translating into MMKRAAEMPEELIPTLRNNLQLLLMEEDGQRFVLMNDNHGYAEDEIAVSIEFYNLLISLGGKTKYSDLGEKLKINDLMILNQILQNIKDLDEMGFLNSSSFKIKKSQIDQGYFELVDRPYVCAQNSYPEDVGELNNFLAQIFNSTNSESSKSNSSAIIVPHIDLKLSDICSKIYSSGYHSARETDFDLLVVLGTAHYDSSDLLMPTKKNYKTPLGTAKTDTDILELWESHLGDKLPYNDLAHKPEHSIEYQILLSQYYFINRNFTVLPILVGSFGEFVYYNSVPESSEDFRKLISSLKLAIEESGRKALFIASVDFAHIGRKFGDDYDAEPILDSLKNEDKILIDALTNLDKHRFFRKISEDNDKYRICGTSPIYSLMSLKDFKRCEFLDYAQWNETQTKSAVSFASLALFDD; encoded by the coding sequence ATGATGAAAAGGGCAGCAGAAATGCCTGAGGAATTAATTCCCACACTTCGGAATAATTTACAGCTCCTCTTGATGGAGGAGGATGGACAAAGATTTGTGTTGATGAATGACAATCATGGATATGCCGAAGATGAAATTGCCGTTTCAATTGAGTTTTATAATCTTTTAATTTCACTCGGCGGCAAAACAAAATATTCTGATTTGGGTGAGAAACTGAAAATTAATGACTTAATGATTCTAAATCAAATCTTACAAAATATTAAAGATCTCGACGAAATGGGTTTTTTAAACAGCTCATCATTCAAAATCAAAAAAAGTCAAATTGACCAAGGGTATTTTGAGCTTGTTGACAGACCCTATGTATGCGCTCAAAATTCTTATCCCGAAGATGTCGGTGAGTTAAATAATTTTCTTGCTCAAATTTTCAATTCTACAAATTCTGAATCATCCAAATCAAATAGCTCTGCAATCATAGTACCTCATATAGATTTAAAACTAAGCGATATTTGCAGTAAAATTTATTCATCAGGATATCATTCGGCAAGAGAAACCGATTTCGACTTACTGGTAGTTCTTGGAACAGCTCACTATGATTCATCTGATTTACTTATGCCGACAAAGAAAAACTATAAAACTCCACTTGGAACTGCAAAAACTGATACTGATATTCTCGAACTTTGGGAAAGTCATTTAGGTGATAAATTGCCATATAATGACCTGGCACATAAGCCTGAACATTCGATTGAATATCAAATTCTGCTAAGTCAGTATTATTTTATAAATCGCAATTTTACAGTTCTTCCAATTCTTGTTGGTTCTTTTGGTGAGTTTGTTTATTACAACTCTGTACCTGAAAGTTCTGAAGATTTCAGAAAATTAATAAGTTCGCTAAAACTTGCAATTGAGGAATCCGGCAGAAAGGCATTATTTATAGCAAGTGTTGATTTTGCTCATATTGGCAGAAAGTTCGGTGATGATTATGATGCAGAGCCAATACTTGATTCATTGAAAAATGAAGACAAAATATTGATTGATGCATTGACCAATTTAGACAAACACCGCTTTTTTCGTAAAATTTCTGAAGATAATGACAAATACAGAATTTGCGGAACATCACCTATATACAGCCTGATGAGTCTTAAGGATTTCAAAAGATGCGAATTCCTTGATTATGCTCAGTGGAATGAAACTCAGACTAAATCAGCAGTATCTTTTGCTTCATTAGCATTATTTGATGATTAA
- a CDS encoding HAD-IIIA family hydrolase translates to MVKDALISQKLSKIKLLAMDVDGTLTDSAMYYSQNGEELKRFTTRDGMGITLLHKAGIKTAIITSENSAIVSARAKKLSIGHVILGSKDKSSAIRQISADTQISLDEIAFIGDDVNDEHIMKLVGVSACPSDAVEVILKTADIICSKKGGYGAVREFSEMILRAQDKPIYIQEQW, encoded by the coding sequence ATGGTTAAAGACGCCCTTATATCGCAAAAATTATCAAAGATTAAACTTCTTGCTATGGACGTAGATGGTACATTGACAGATTCTGCTATGTATTACTCCCAAAATGGCGAAGAGCTTAAAAGATTTACAACACGCGATGGTATGGGTATCACGCTTCTTCATAAGGCAGGTATCAAAACCGCAATTATCACAAGCGAAAATTCAGCTATAGTATCAGCTAGAGCAAAAAAATTATCAATCGGACATGTTATATTGGGTTCGAAGGATAAATCATCTGCAATCAGGCAGATATCCGCTGATACACAAATTTCTCTTGATGAAATTGCATTTATAGGTGATGATGTCAATGATGAGCATATAATGAAACTTGTTGGAGTTTCGGCTTGCCCATCGGATGCAGTAGAGGTTATTTTAAAAACAGCTGATATAATATGTAGTAAAAAAGGCGGTTACGGTGCAGTCAGAGAGTTTTCAGAAATGATACTGAGGGCACAGGACAAACCGATTTATATTCAAGAACAATGGTAA
- a CDS encoding YtxH domain-containing protein: MTNSNEQGNFARGFIIGAVAGGLAGAIAALLMAPKTGAELRKDIADTSVDLYDKAQDYFKHVEEDVANMVSEGRNKASTIYDSAKTKAEGLLHDAENVLKDARFKASQTKEQIQNRIDHIRDAAKAGGDAFKEELNS; this comes from the coding sequence ATGACAAATTCAAATGAACAAGGAAATTTCGCACGCGGTTTTATTATCGGTGCAGTTGCAGGCGGGTTAGCAGGTGCAATAGCTGCATTGCTTATGGCTCCTAAAACAGGTGCAGAACTTCGCAAGGATATAGCTGACACATCAGTTGACTTGTATGACAAAGCTCAGGACTATTTTAAACATGTTGAAGAAGATGTTGCAAATATGGTCAGTGAAGGTAGAAATAAGGCTTCAACAATTTATGATAGCGCCAAAACTAAAGCTGAAGGTTTGCTTCACGATGCTGAAAATGTATTGAAAGATGCAAGATTTAAAGCTTCGCAAACTAAAGAGCAAATTCAGAATCGTATTGACCATATTAGAGATGCGGCTAAAGCCGGTGGCGATGCTTTCAAAGAAGAGCTTAATTCATAA